One part of the Thermodesulfovibrio sp. 3462-1 genome encodes these proteins:
- the flgK gene encoding flagellar hook-associated protein FlgK, protein MALTALFDIGKTGVLTYQKALEVVSHNISNAATEGYTRQDVIFQNMPSGVISAQGVSGRGVKISDIRRMYDSFIELQLKTESCRLAYWNVVQNGMLRLENIFNDASDVALSNVINDFFNTWQELSQNPQGTTERSLLIDKANYLVQRMNTSYKSLIDERYEIYQDSKSLVDQINQYIDQINELNEKIAASPGALDAKDQRENLLKQLNDIVNITYFEDNAGRYSILVGGMPLVDGGKVYHMSVGLDSNQNMQFKVETASGSIDATELIHGGKLKAEIDLRDSVIPEYMNRLNMFVFDFTEAINAQHRKGYGLDGSTGENFFSSLYDLNINSGSIGNLIFKINNVNQSTYYEYRVQYDGTNWTVTDTTNSLPVTPAITSWTEGTDTYYKLSFNDMEITIKNPSNPLDFNFQIKANTALYFSVAITDINKIAAAGSDPTSSSGPMDNTNARAIYSLLDAPVIGNAKPVDFYRSIVSEIGVYSSSAQTQKNFQDALVQEMQKRRQDISGVSLDEEAVNLVKYQKMYEASARVIRVADEILSTLFDMVR, encoded by the coding sequence ATGGCACTCACTGCTCTTTTTGATATTGGCAAGACAGGAGTTTTAACATATCAGAAAGCTCTGGAAGTTGTATCCCATAATATTTCAAATGCAGCAACAGAGGGATACACAAGACAGGATGTGATTTTTCAAAATATGCCATCAGGAGTCATAAGTGCCCAGGGAGTCTCTGGCAGAGGAGTAAAAATTTCAGATATAAGAAGAATGTATGACTCATTTATTGAGCTTCAACTTAAAACAGAAAGTTGTCGTCTTGCCTACTGGAATGTTGTTCAGAATGGAATGCTGAGGCTTGAAAATATTTTTAATGATGCTTCTGATGTTGCCTTAAGCAATGTAATAAATGATTTTTTTAATACCTGGCAAGAACTGAGTCAGAATCCACAGGGAACCACAGAGCGTTCTTTACTTATTGACAAGGCAAATTATCTTGTTCAGAGAATGAATACTTCATACAAATCGTTAATTGATGAAAGATACGAGATTTATCAGGACAGTAAGAGTCTTGTTGACCAGATAAATCAGTATATTGATCAGATAAATGAATTAAACGAAAAGATTGCTGCAAGCCCTGGTGCTCTTGATGCAAAGGACCAGAGAGAGAATCTCCTAAAGCAGCTTAATGATATTGTTAATATTACCTATTTTGAAGACAATGCTGGAAGATATTCAATTTTAGTTGGAGGCATGCCTCTTGTTGATGGAGGAAAGGTTTACCATATGAGTGTTGGACTTGACAGCAATCAAAACATGCAGTTTAAAGTTGAGACAGCATCAGGAAGCATTGATGCAACAGAATTAATTCATGGAGGAAAGCTTAAGGCAGAGATTGATTTAAGAGATAGTGTAATTCCTGAATACATGAACAGACTTAACATGTTTGTTTTTGACTTTACAGAGGCAATAAATGCTCAGCACAGAAAAGGATATGGACTTGATGGCTCAACTGGAGAGAATTTCTTTAGTAGCCTTTATGATTTAAACATAAACTCTGGTTCAATTGGCAATCTTATTTTTAAAATTAACAATGTAAATCAGAGCACCTATTATGAATATAGAGTTCAATATGATGGCACTAACTGGACTGTAACAGATACTACAAATTCTTTACCTGTAACGCCTGCCATAACTTCATGGACAGAAGGCACAGACACTTACTACAAGCTAAGCTTTAATGATATGGAAATAACAATAAAAAATCCTTCAAATCCTCTTGATTTTAATTTCCAGATAAAAGCAAACACAGCTCTTTATTTTTCAGTTGCAATAACAGATATAAATAAAATTGCAGCAGCAGGCAGTGATCCTACTTCCAGTTCAGGTCCTATGGATAACACAAATGCAAGAGCAATTTATTCACTTCTTGATGCTCCAGTAATAGGGAATGCAAAACCAGTAGATTTTTATAGGTCAATTGTCTCAGAGATAGGTGTTTACTCTTCAAGTGCTCAAACTCAAAAAAACTTTCAGGATGCTTTAGTTCAGGAAATGCAAAAACGAAGACAGGATATTTCCGGTGTGAGTCTTGATGAAGAAGCTGTTAATCTTGTTAAATATCAGAAAATGTATGAAGCATCTGCACGGGTAATAAGAGTTGCAGATGAAATACTTTCAACACTTTTTGATATGGTGAGGTAG
- the flgL gene encoding flagellar hook-associated protein FlgL has translation MKVTTSFFYKTFLSDLNKQLDAMFKAHEQLATGKRVLSPSDDPVAVSRIVKYKSEISALDEYKRVMDTAKNNNSAIETAIDDLKNMLIKAKQYAVNGSTDTLSATDRLALAREVDTLIQRSIETINTKFAGRYIFGGFKADTPAVNAQTGLYQSDNNLQYLDISFFLDVAVNLPATEFFTYTVDPADPSRNLKVLTPYNYNFTHDPNAPYDADPLGALLMPQPSSGAITNPASVFTTNGGTLTIKLAQNEAINVNISAGASLDDIRNAINNDPQACKYVKAWVVNVGDFPDYRLVIGSIPNGKSQMIRIDVNTSSGDNLNLLAYNPESGSVSMSFQENIQGYNYITNPNDPNYYSFNNNYLNENYYLRALHFLKVALENNDQGRIQKAVGYLDKIADSLYKQQSLIGARLSKIESISDYNLEVEKNTKQTLSNDQDVDAVQVISELNQTMTVLQAMRVTLTDFFRNTLFDFLR, from the coding sequence ATGAAAGTTACAACAAGCTTTTTTTACAAAACTTTTTTAAGCGATCTTAACAAACAGCTTGATGCAATGTTTAAGGCACATGAGCAGCTTGCAACAGGCAAAAGAGTTTTGTCTCCAAGTGATGATCCTGTTGCTGTATCAAGAATTGTTAAGTATAAATCAGAAATTTCAGCACTTGATGAATACAAAAGGGTAATGGATACAGCAAAAAACAATAACTCTGCCATTGAAACAGCAATTGATGATCTTAAAAACATGTTAATAAAAGCAAAACAGTATGCAGTTAATGGTTCAACTGATACACTATCGGCAACAGACAGATTAGCACTGGCACGGGAAGTGGATACATTAATTCAACGAAGCATTGAAACAATAAACACCAAATTCGCAGGAAGATATATTTTTGGAGGATTTAAAGCAGACACTCCTGCAGTCAATGCTCAAACAGGGCTTTATCAATCAGACAACAATCTTCAATATCTTGACATAAGCTTTTTCCTTGATGTTGCAGTGAATCTTCCAGCAACAGAGTTTTTCACATATACAGTAGACCCTGCAGATCCAAGCAGGAATTTGAAAGTTTTAACTCCTTATAATTACAATTTTACTCACGATCCGAATGCTCCTTATGATGCAGATCCTCTTGGAGCCTTACTTATGCCTCAACCTTCAAGTGGTGCCATAACTAATCCAGCTTCGGTATTCACCACCAATGGAGGAACTCTTACAATCAAATTAGCTCAGAATGAGGCAATAAATGTCAATATTTCAGCAGGCGCTTCGTTAGATGATATAAGAAATGCGATAAACAATGATCCACAGGCTTGCAAATATGTTAAAGCATGGGTTGTAAATGTAGGAGACTTTCCTGACTACCGTCTTGTCATTGGAAGTATTCCCAATGGAAAGTCTCAGATGATAAGAATTGATGTGAATACTTCATCAGGAGATAATCTAAATCTTTTAGCTTACAATCCAGAATCTGGCAGTGTTTCAATGAGTTTTCAGGAAAATATCCAGGGATACAACTACATCACAAACCCTAATGATCCAAATTATTACAGCTTCAACAATAATTATCTCAATGAAAATTACTACTTAAGGGCACTTCACTTTCTAAAAGTTGCTCTTGAAAACAATGACCAGGGAAGAATTCAAAAAGCAGTTGGGTATCTTGACAAAATTGCAGATTCTCTTTACAAACAACAATCTTTAATTGGTGCGAGACTGAGTAAAATTGAAAGCATCAGCGATTATAATCTTGAAGTGGAAAAAAATACAAAACAGACCCTTTCAAATGATCAGGATGTAGATGCTGTTCAGGTTATTTCAGAACTAAACCAGACAATGACAGTACTGCAGGCGATGAGAGTTACTCTTACAGATTTCTTTCGTAACACACTCTTTGATTTTCTGAGGTAA
- the csrA gene encoding carbon storage regulator CsrA translates to MLVLTRKQGQSIRIGDDILIKIIEIEGSQVKIGIEAPKGVIIFREELYEKLRESNIEALKTSKELKPEDIMKGASK, encoded by the coding sequence TTGTTAGTTCTTACAAGAAAACAAGGACAATCAATAAGAATTGGCGATGATATCTTAATTAAAATTATCGAAATAGAAGGTTCACAGGTAAAAATTGGCATTGAAGCACCAAAAGGAGTAATCATATTTCGTGAAGAGCTTTATGAAAAACTTCGTGAAAGTAATATAGAAGCATTGAAAACCTCTAAGGAGCTTAAACCTGAAGACATAATGAAAGGAGCATCAAAATGA
- the fliW gene encoding flagellar assembly protein FliW, protein MIIIKTTRFGELQIDENEIITFPYGIPGIPFERFIVRECLDPVKWLIAVDDPDVAMLIVSPFKYFPTYGFQLSDEIVSLLQAEKEEELEIYVALLKYNDGVAVNLKSPFVINKNKKIGAQILLEDERYEFKVPIKR, encoded by the coding sequence ATGATAATTATTAAAACAACACGTTTTGGCGAGCTTCAGATTGATGAAAATGAAATAATTACCTTTCCTTACGGAATTCCTGGAATTCCATTTGAAAGATTTATTGTAAGAGAATGCCTTGATCCTGTAAAATGGCTTATTGCTGTTGATGATCCTGATGTGGCAATGCTTATTGTTTCTCCATTTAAATATTTTCCAACCTATGGATTTCAATTAAGTGATGAAATTGTTAGTCTTCTTCAAGCAGAAAAAGAGGAAGAACTTGAAATTTATGTGGCTTTGCTTAAATACAACGATGGTGTAGCTGTAAACTTGAAATCTCCTTTTGTGATAAATAAAAATAAGAAAATTGGAGCTCAAATTTTACTTGAAGATGAACGCTATGAATTCAAAGTCCCAATAAAAAGATAA
- a CDS encoding methyltransferase domain-containing protein, which yields MKVWKAKAKIDLNFNGYEFKIKPGDKFLFAEDVFKLLPENVGKAFEQTHSVLPPFYRGEPLNGKTLLVIAQAAIGDALCMTPALREIKKRYPDMTLNVSISGRARPVLEGLSYIDSLVPMPIPFKEVSRSHYIVKTIEMVNTPQFDNLSLIDYYLWKLYIYKAEKETPDIQIDEAVLNEMKERFDKIRQASGGKKVLLFHYLASSVHRTLPPKLLKEIEDLIWNEYVPVICSLPEEDITVETALDVYGIRAANFSVFMKDIRYLIASVALSDAVITADTATLHIAAGLNKPTVLVSGPIDPSFRAENYSTVIPVRANYTGQSCISPCMRHATEGPCIEAQIKRQFYSPCIESIPPKVIYFALKDAELMIQKEYEKPEKCILCEFNGNIPLFEVINGSRVFECPSCGLHFTYPMKIMDYDEAYRKEHKDLLDFANIAYESYLNVEEETKEIEKWQNLPRFNVLIPILSQIPKGRLLDVGSSTGFFMLIAKKFGFEPFGMEASEKAQKIAREKYKLNVVQAMSFAELTDDFKKPYKVITAFEVLEHVHEPLNFLKDIYFLLENEGFLILSCPPFYKFENTAKGYRKYKWWYGDYPPNHVTRWKPWTLYYALKKAGFDEVHIFTEPLIPGTVLEGVTPHGFNLRLADGKIVEVDANVTKAVVLETLKPLYLNSRFLGNFQYAIAVKGKVSINLEEIIKKAIKYSAVEIIWGRGD from the coding sequence ATGAAAGTTTGGAAGGCAAAAGCAAAAATTGATTTAAACTTCAATGGGTATGAATTTAAAATCAAACCCGGTGATAAATTCCTTTTTGCTGAAGATGTTTTTAAGCTTCTTCCTGAAAATGTGGGTAAAGCCTTTGAGCAGACTCACAGTGTGCTTCCACCTTTCTACAGAGGTGAACCCCTTAATGGTAAAACTCTTCTTGTGATAGCTCAGGCTGCAATTGGTGATGCTTTATGCATGACTCCTGCATTAAGGGAGATTAAAAAGCGATATCCAGATATGACTTTGAATGTGAGTATTTCAGGTAGAGCAAGACCTGTGCTTGAAGGACTTTCATATATTGACAGTCTTGTTCCGATGCCAATTCCTTTTAAAGAAGTTTCAAGGTCTCACTACATTGTAAAAACTATTGAGATGGTTAACACTCCTCAGTTTGACAATCTCAGCCTCATTGATTACTATCTTTGGAAGCTTTATATTTATAAAGCAGAAAAGGAAACTCCAGATATTCAAATAGATGAAGCTGTGCTTAATGAGATGAAAGAACGATTTGACAAAATAAGACAAGCCTCTGGTGGCAAAAAAGTTTTACTTTTTCACTACCTTGCCTCATCTGTGCATAGAACACTACCTCCAAAGCTTTTAAAAGAAATAGAAGATTTAATCTGGAATGAGTATGTTCCTGTTATATGCTCACTTCCTGAGGAAGATATAACTGTAGAGACTGCTTTGGATGTTTATGGAATAAGGGCTGCAAATTTCTCAGTTTTTATGAAGGATATAAGATATCTCATTGCATCTGTAGCACTGTCAGATGCTGTTATTACAGCTGATACTGCAACACTTCATATAGCAGCAGGACTGAATAAGCCAACTGTGCTTGTTTCAGGACCAATTGATCCAAGCTTTCGTGCTGAAAATTATTCAACAGTTATTCCAGTAAGAGCAAACTATACAGGCCAGAGCTGCATTTCACCATGTATGAGGCATGCAACCGAAGGACCCTGCATTGAAGCCCAGATAAAAAGACAGTTTTATAGCCCTTGCATAGAAAGCATTCCTCCAAAGGTGATTTATTTCGCTCTTAAAGATGCTGAATTAATGATTCAAAAGGAATATGAAAAACCTGAAAAATGTATTTTATGCGAATTCAATGGCAATATTCCTCTCTTTGAAGTAATAAATGGTTCAAGGGTTTTTGAATGTCCATCATGTGGTTTACATTTTACATATCCAATGAAGATAATGGATTATGATGAAGCATATAGAAAAGAGCATAAAGATTTGTTAGATTTTGCAAATATTGCTTATGAATCCTATCTTAATGTGGAAGAGGAAACAAAAGAAATAGAAAAATGGCAAAATCTTCCCAGATTTAATGTTCTTATTCCAATTCTTTCACAGATTCCTAAGGGAAGACTCCTTGATGTTGGCTCTTCAACAGGATTTTTTATGTTAATTGCAAAGAAATTTGGATTTGAACCCTTTGGAATGGAAGCTTCAGAAAAAGCTCAGAAAATTGCAAGAGAAAAATACAAGCTCAATGTTGTTCAAGCAATGTCTTTTGCTGAACTTACTGATGATTTTAAAAAACCATATAAAGTTATTACAGCCTTTGAGGTCTTGGAGCATGTGCATGAGCCTTTAAATTTTTTGAAAGATATTTACTTTCTTCTTGAAAATGAAGGATTTCTTATCTTAAGCTGTCCACCTTTTTATAAATTTGAAAACACAGCTAAGGGATACAGAAAATACAAATGGTGGTATGGTGATTATCCACCAAATCATGTTACCCGATGGAAACCCTGGACACTTTATTATGCCCTTAAAAAAGCAGGTTTTGATGAAGTCCACATATTTACAGAACCTTTGATCCCAGGCACAGTTCTTGAAGGTGTAACTCCTCATGGATTTAATCTAAGGCTTGCTGATGGAAAAATTGTAGAAGTTGATGCCAATGTGACAAAAGCAGTTGTTTTAGAAACCTTAAAGCCTTTATATCTTAACTCACGCTTTCTTGGGAATTTTCAATATGCAATAGCTGTGAAAGGAAAAGTTTCAATCAATCTTGAAGAAATTATAAAAAAAGCAATAAAATATTCAGCAGTTGAAATAATCTGGGGAAGAGGAGATTGA
- a CDS encoding ATP-binding cassette domain-containing protein has product MALSLNLLNITKSYNGKLVLDSCSFSFEKSGIYVLMGPNGSGKSTLLRICALLENPDSGKVIYSESIKTIENNLNLRRRITLLLPNIGVFNTTVFKNVAYGLKVRGMNKKEIKARVEKALDFVGLLHKKEQNALTLSSGEVKRMGIARAIVLEPEVLFLDEPTASVDEENVEIIENIIIQLKQKLNSIIIIATHDKDSAKRVADFELYLKKGKIIF; this is encoded by the coding sequence ATGGCTTTAAGTCTCAATCTTTTAAACATTACAAAATCTTACAATGGCAAATTAGTTCTTGATAGCTGTTCCTTTTCATTTGAAAAAAGCGGAATCTATGTTTTGATGGGGCCAAATGGATCGGGAAAATCAACTCTTTTAAGAATTTGTGCACTCTTGGAAAATCCTGACAGTGGAAAGGTTATTTATTCCGAAAGCATTAAAACCATTGAGAATAATTTAAATTTAAGAAGAAGAATTACACTGCTTTTACCAAACATTGGAGTTTTCAATACAACAGTTTTTAAAAATGTTGCTTACGGATTAAAAGTAAGAGGGATGAATAAAAAAGAAATAAAAGCAAGGGTTGAAAAAGCTCTTGATTTTGTTGGATTGCTTCATAAAAAAGAACAAAATGCCCTTACTCTTTCAAGCGGAGAAGTAAAAAGAATGGGCATTGCAAGAGCAATTGTTTTAGAACCAGAAGTGTTATTTCTTGATGAACCAACTGCCTCTGTAGATGAAGAAAATGTAGAAATAATAGAAAACATAATTATTCAACTAAAACAAAAGCTTAATTCAATCATAATCATCGCAACACATGATAAAGATTCAGCTAAAAGAGTTGCCGATTTTGAACTCTATCTGAAAAAGGGAAAAATTATTTTTTAA
- a CDS encoding ABC transporter permease, with translation MNFILESFKQAFYLILHLDRELLEIIFLSLRVSGTALVISTILGIPAGAVLGLKNFFGRNTLITLLNTFMGLPPVVVGLFLYLLLSRSGPLGFLSLLYTPSAMIIAQSILAFPIVAAITHSSIVKVDPVVKLAAKTLGATAFQMTLTIINEARYGIMAGVCAALGRVMAEVGAILIVGGNIAGYTRVMTTTIALETDKGNFELAMALGIVLLTISFAINIVLFSIQKKGTKEFQWL, from the coding sequence ATGAATTTTATTTTAGAGTCGTTCAAGCAGGCGTTTTATCTTATCCTGCATCTTGACAGAGAACTTTTAGAGATAATATTTTTGTCTCTTAGGGTTTCAGGCACAGCTCTCGTGATATCAACAATTCTGGGTATTCCTGCGGGAGCTGTGCTTGGTTTAAAAAATTTTTTTGGCAGAAACACTCTCATAACATTACTTAACACCTTCATGGGGCTTCCTCCTGTTGTTGTTGGATTGTTTCTTTATCTTTTGCTGTCCCGAAGCGGACCGCTTGGTTTTTTAAGCCTTCTCTATACTCCCTCTGCGATGATTATTGCTCAAAGCATCCTTGCCTTTCCAATTGTTGCAGCAATTACTCATTCATCAATTGTTAAAGTGGACCCTGTGGTGAAACTTGCTGCAAAAACTCTTGGAGCTACAGCTTTTCAAATGACTCTTACAATTATAAATGAAGCAAGATATGGAATAATGGCTGGAGTTTGTGCAGCACTTGGAAGAGTTATGGCTGAGGTTGGAGCAATACTTATTGTTGGAGGAAACATTGCAGGATATACCCGTGTTATGACAACAACCATCGCACTTGAAACAGACAAAGGTAACTTTGAACTCGCAATGGCGCTTGGGATTGTGCTGCTTACAATTTCCTTTGCAATAAACATTGTTTTGTTTTCAATTCAGAAAAAGGGAACAAAGGAATTTCAATGGCTTTAA
- a CDS encoding substrate-binding domain-containing protein, translating into MKILASVFFLLFFFATVSTAQEKVIVLATTTSVENSGLLNHILPIFEKKTGIKVKVVARGTGAAIEMGKRGDADAVFVHAKELELEAVQQGYFVNRHDVCYNDFVIVGPENDPAKIKGLKKATDAFKRIASSQSLFISRGDKSGTHVKELKIWEMAGINPKGQKWYLEAGQGMEKTLRIANEKRAYTLTDRGTWLAIRDKLDMKILFEGNPILFNQYGVMAVNPQKHKHVKYKEAMEFINWIISKEGQNAIASFKDKFGNQLFIPNAK; encoded by the coding sequence ATGAAAATTTTAGCAAGTGTATTCTTTTTACTGTTTTTCTTTGCAACTGTTTCAACTGCTCAGGAAAAGGTGATTGTTCTTGCTACAACTACTTCGGTTGAAAACTCAGGATTACTCAACCATATTCTGCCAATTTTTGAGAAAAAAACAGGCATTAAAGTAAAGGTCGTTGCAAGAGGAACAGGTGCAGCAATTGAAATGGGAAAAAGAGGAGATGCTGATGCAGTATTTGTTCATGCAAAAGAACTTGAACTTGAAGCTGTCCAACAAGGCTATTTTGTAAACCGTCATGATGTTTGTTATAACGACTTTGTCATTGTGGGTCCTGAAAACGATCCAGCAAAAATAAAGGGATTAAAGAAAGCAACAGATGCATTTAAAAGAATTGCTTCCTCACAAAGCCTTTTTATTTCAAGAGGTGACAAATCAGGCACCCATGTAAAAGAACTAAAAATATGGGAAATGGCAGGAATTAATCCAAAGGGACAGAAATGGTATCTTGAAGCAGGTCAGGGAATGGAAAAGACTTTAAGAATCGCAAATGAAAAGCGAGCATACACCCTTACTGACAGAGGAACATGGCTTGCTATAAGAGACAAGCTTGATATGAAAATACTTTTTGAAGGTAATCCAATTCTCTTTAATCAATATGGTGTTATGGCAGTAAATCCCCAAAAACATAAACATGTAAAATATAAAGAAGCAATGGAGTTTATAAACTGGATCATATCAAAGGAAGGGCAAAATGCAATAGCATCTTTTAAGGACAAATTTGGAAATCAGTTGTTTATTCCCAATGCAAAATGA
- a CDS encoding LysR family transcriptional regulator, with protein sequence MKKRGRKALKDPHQFCITGSGKQKGYELKGKIWIEGSEGTFLGYGRVTLLEKIKQYGSISKAAKSLNMSYRQAWKLINSMNRQAGKPFVKTQVGGKSGGGTTVTEVAEKAIDQFWRIHKNFKKFLEKEIKNFKI encoded by the coding sequence GTGAAAAAAAGAGGAAGAAAAGCATTAAAAGATCCACATCAGTTTTGTATTACTGGCAGCGGAAAACAGAAAGGCTATGAACTTAAAGGGAAAATATGGATTGAAGGCAGCGAAGGAACCTTTCTTGGCTATGGAAGAGTCACACTACTTGAGAAAATCAAGCAGTATGGTTCAATTTCAAAGGCTGCTAAATCCTTGAACATGTCATACAGGCAGGCATGGAAACTTATAAATTCAATGAATAGACAAGCAGGAAAGCCCTTTGTGAAAACACAAGTTGGTGGTAAAAGTGGCGGTGGAACTACAGTTACAGAGGTTGCTGAAAAAGCAATTGATCAGTTCTGGAGAATTCATAAAAATTTTAAAAAATTTCTTGAAAAGGAAATTAAAAATTTCAAAATTTAA
- a CDS encoding DUF5320 domain-containing protein encodes MPWGDRTGPLGAGPRTGRGLGYCSGFATPGYMNPAPGRGLGRGRGWRCFGGFRGRFRWFWRTPFFGISSREEVDLLREEAEMLRKNLEAVEKRLSELEKGETK; translated from the coding sequence ATGCCTTGGGGAGACAGAACAGGACCTCTTGGAGCAGGTCCAAGAACAGGCAGAGGATTAGGATATTGTAGTGGTTTTGCAACTCCAGGATATATGAATCCAGCGCCAGGTAGAGGTTTAGGAAGGGGTAGAGGATGGAGATGTTTTGGAGGTTTTAGAGGAAGATTTAGATGGTTTTGGAGAACACCTTTTTTCGGAATTTCTTCAAGAGAGGAGGTGGATTTACTCAGAGAAGAAGCAGAAATGCTTAGAAAAAATCTTGAAGCTGTTGAGAAGCGTTTGAGTGAGCTTGAAAAAGGTGAAACAAAGTAA
- a CDS encoding CGGC domain-containing protein, producing MIREQNLCPGDAKCLVAFMHKEGEFERYKNEDAAIVGIMNCGGCEGNKNRAVCSLALLKSQLADLGENVDVLHIGTCIMKFCPRKEDIISAIKEKAGIEVIEGTHKY from the coding sequence ATGATTAGAGAACAAAATCTGTGTCCTGGTGATGCAAAATGTCTTGTTGCTTTTATGCATAAAGAAGGAGAATTTGAGCGTTATAAAAATGAAGATGCTGCTATTGTTGGAATTATGAACTGTGGTGGCTGTGAAGGAAATAAAAACAGAGCAGTGTGTAGCCTTGCTCTTTTAAAATCGCAACTTGCAGATCTTGGTGAAAATGTTGATGTTTTACACATCGGAACATGTATTATGAAATTTTGTCCGAGAAAAGAAGATATCATATCAGCTATAAAAGAAAAAGCAGGTATAGAAGTAATTGAAGGAACACATAAATATTAA
- a CDS encoding NifB/NifX family molybdenum-iron cluster-binding protein, with translation MRLAIATENGYVAQHFGRCPGFTIVDIEDGKIINKNLIENPGYKAHQPGQVPMFLRNQSVTHVIAGGMGPNAVMNLQAAGIKVIVGVTGKVEDVIAQFLSGTLSGGESLCEHGHGNCKH, from the coding sequence ATGAGATTAGCAATAGCAACAGAAAATGGGTATGTAGCTCAGCATTTTGGAAGGTGCCCTGGCTTTACGATAGTTGACATTGAAGATGGAAAAATTATAAATAAAAATTTAATTGAAAATCCAGGTTATAAAGCTCACCAGCCAGGCCAGGTTCCGATGTTTTTAAGAAATCAAAGTGTGACTCATGTTATAGCAGGTGGGATGGGTCCAAATGCTGTGATGAATCTTCAGGCAGCAGGAATAAAGGTTATTGTTGGAGTAACAGGAAAAGTGGAGGATGTTATTGCTCAATTTCTGAGCGGCACACTGAGTGGCGGAGAAAGTCTTTGTGAGCATGGTCATGGAAACTGTAAACATTAA
- a CDS encoding NifB/NifX family molybdenum-iron cluster-binding protein, which yields MKICITSQGNDLNSELDPRFGRCKYFIFIDTDTMQYEAVENLWRDAQQGAGTQAGQFVASKGVKALITGKIGPGAERVIKAAGIKVLEAHGKIIDVINKLQEEGK from the coding sequence GTGAAAATATGCATTACATCGCAGGGTAATGATTTAAACTCAGAGCTTGATCCAAGATTTGGTCGTTGTAAGTATTTTATTTTTATTGATACTGATACAATGCAGTATGAAGCAGTTGAGAATCTGTGGAGGGATGCTCAGCAGGGAGCAGGCACGCAGGCAGGTCAGTTTGTTGCCTCAAAAGGCGTTAAAGCTTTAATTACTGGCAAAATAGGACCAGGTGCAGAAAGAGTTATAAAAGCAGCAGGAATAAAAGTTCTTGAAGCTCATGGTAAAATAATAGATGTAATAAATAAACTTCAGGAGGAGGGTAAATGA